One genomic region from Ptychodera flava strain L36383 chromosome 5, AS_Pfla_20210202, whole genome shotgun sequence encodes:
- the LOC139132664 gene encoding uncharacterized protein, translating into MRRSIVVYSILLVFSTSILYASSQQVAVRLNGGRTPFEGRVDVRRDGENSWRYVCGTGAGWNLTVARAVCKHLGYPAVMWEWHNGEFCGEDLSSASFLCDIRCNPLSESLENCSIDWDNNGCQCDQRNTAGVTCYQLNFLGRYKESRDDRIFPSNTLWQIPPNDVTIEGCIKVCRDRQKTIAVLASGDECYCGDDSVDYWRHEEAIPGFPILPDSDVVMYDTVQCFGNHGEAPYIQGCGGNWQLDVYNGK; encoded by the exons ATGCGTCGATCCATTGTTGTTTACTCTATATTATTGGTATTTTCCACATCAATCCTGTATGCATCCAGTCAGCAAG TTGCCGTTCGGTTGAATGGTGGTCGGACGCCATTTGAAGGAAGAGTTGACGTCAGACGAGATGGAGAGAACTCATGGAGATATGTGTGTGGAACTGGTGCAGGATGGAATCTAACAGTAGCAAGGGCCGTGTGTAAACATCTGG GCTATCCTGCGGTAATGTGGGAATGGCACAATGGTGAATTTTGTGGAGAAGACCTGTCGTCTGCTAGCTTTCTCTGTGATATCAGATGTAATCCATTGTCAGAATCTCTTGAAAACTGTAGCATAGATTGGGACAACAACGGCTGTCAATGTGACCAACGAAACACAGCTGGAGTAACTTGTTACC AACTTAATTTTCTTGGTCGATATAAAGAGAGTCGGGATGACAGAATATTTCCATCAAACACGTTATGGCAGATACCCCCGAATGACGTCACAATTGAAGGGTGTATTAAAGTGTGCCGGGATCGACAAAAGACTATAGCGGTTCTCGCGAGTGGTGACGAGTGTTACTGTGGCGATGACTCGGTTGATTACTGGCGTCATGAAGAGGCTATTCCAGGATTTCCAATACTGCCTGACTCGGACGTTGTGATGTACGACACAGTGCAGTGTTTTGGCAATCATGGAGAAGCACCTTATATACAAGGCTGTGGAGGCAATTGGCAGTTAGATGTTTATAATGGTAAGTAG
- the LOC139132867 gene encoding uncharacterized protein — protein sequence MVYVIYRRWCLKSTNQMREEHTRMREDDLRRRLSAGNTPAVTRREARDAARYFAFVNPIGGLNRNTPDTSHDAAALQGQQQNITDTRLTAEYESLGPANTPSTLGESTSLHMEEQDTRPSSFNPYAQVDNTAVVGAFSAVANTRNESDQGAYGPSEPKTYAQVDKKKDSATDKPDDGSPLVQTTRKKSKMTYMQRSKSPNLWFKTNTI from the exons ATGGTATACGTTATCTACAGACGATGGTGTCTGAA AAGTACAAATCAGATGCGAGAAGAACACACAAGAATGCGGGAGGATGATCTTAGAAGAAGACTTTCAGCTGGTAACACACCTGCTGTGACAAGGAGAGAAGCAAGAGATGCAGCAAGATATTTCGCATTTGTAAATCCAATAGGTGGATTGAATCGAAATACACCAGATACTTCCCACGATGCTGCAGCTTTACAGGGCCAACAGCAAAACATCACAGACACCAGACTTACTGCGGAGTATGAGTCACTTGGTCCGGCAAATACTCCATCAACTCTAGGCGAATCAACCAGCTTGCATATGGAGGAACAGGACACCAGACCTTCGTCATTTAATCCGTACGCCCAAGTTGATAATACGGCAGTTGTGGGGGCATTCAGTGCAGTGGCAAACACTCGGAACGAAAGTGACCAAGGTGCATATGGACCGAGTGAACCGAAAACGTACGCACAAGTTGACAAGAAGAAAGATAGTGCTACAGATAAACCTGACGATGGATCACCCCTGGTGCAAACGACGCGGAAGAAATCAAAGATGACCTATATGCAAAGGTCGAAAAGCCCAAACCTCTGgttcaaaacaaacacaatataG